The nucleotide sequence AATATTGCCCCAATTATCTTCAAATGTACGCCGTGTGATTTCATCCCAATCAAATATTTTATCCATTACATGATCTGTCGAATGCATTTGTTCGCGAACCCGCACAGTATCCCTCAACCAATCTTTCAAGGTGTGAAAATACGTCTTCAAATTCTGTGATGGAAGATCTTGTGCGGAAATTTTTTCCGCATACAAAACCAAAAGAATCAGCAATAATCGTTTCACTGTAGTACCCAATGTTTGAGCGACAAATGCCCGTCGTTCCATTCAGCATAACTGCTGTGACGAACCCAGTCACCCAGATTGATATAAACTTTATCGTGCATTATTTCTTCTTTGGGCAAATGATGATGTCCCATTAACACGGCGTCAAATCCTTCTGAAAATTTTTTTTCAATGTAATTGAAGAAACTCCGGTCGTTGACGTATTTTTCATAATTTTTATCCTGCTGTTTACTCGCATGGGAAAGGCGATTGGCCAGAGCAATCCCCGCATCGGGATGAAGTAAACGGAAGAAGAAGCGATTAACAGGATGTCGTAACACGCGGCGCATCCATCGGTAAGAACGATCTAATTCTGAAAGGCCATCGCCGTGGAGTAACAAAATTTTTTTAGATCCCAGTTCGATAGATAACGGTTGGTGATAGACATGAATGTCCATCTCATCTTTTAAAAAATTGTCCATCCAGTGATCATGATTTCCGGTAAGATAGTGAATGACGACACCGGCTTCCCTTAATTTTTGCAGGAGAAATAAACCGTGTACACATTGCTTTGGAATAACGGTGCGGTATTCATAGAAAAAATCAAAATAATCACCAAGGATGTAAAGGCAAGCCTTATGGGCAGCAACCATCTTAAAAAACGAATTCAAACGTGCGTATTTGTTTTTCTCATCCGAATCA is from bacterium and encodes:
- a CDS encoding UDP-2,3-diacylglucosamine diphosphatase, which codes for MTEKTFFISDSHLASPSDSDEKNKYARLNSFFKMVAAHKACLYILGDYFDFFYEYRTVIPKQCVHGLFLLQKLREAGVVIHYLTGNHDHWMDNFLKDEMDIHVYHQPLSIELGSKKILLLHGDGLSELDRSYRWMRRVLRHPVNRFFFRLLHPDAGIALANRLSHASKQQDKNYEKYVNDRSFFNYIEKKFSEGFDAVLMGHHHLPKEEIMHDKVYINLGDWVRHSSYAEWNDGHLSLKHWVLQ